A genomic stretch from Aedes albopictus strain Foshan chromosome 2, AalbF5, whole genome shotgun sequence includes:
- the LOC109402101 gene encoding uncharacterized protein LOC109402101, translating to MASSIGSVSTGTKKTSTTATGQTAGTGRKKSGPKFELTDEQRQDIKEAFDLFDSEGTGMIDTKELKVAIRALGFEPKKEEIKKMIAEIDKDGTGKISFEDFLSLMTVKMAEKDSKEEILKAFRLFDDDETGTISFKNLKRVAKELGENLTDEELQEMIDEADRDGDGEVNQEEFLRIMKKTSLY from the exons ATG GCCTCCAGTATTGGCTCGGTTTCAACCGGAACCAAAAAAACTTCCACCACGGCAACAGGCCAAACGGCTGGCACCGGTAGGAAGAAGTCCGGTCCAAAGTTTGAGCTCACTGATGAGCAAAGGCAAGACATCAAAGAAGCATTCGATCTATTCGATTCTGAGGGCACCGGGATGATTGATACCAAGGAACTTAAAGTGGCCATCCGAGCCCTAGGCTTCGAGCCGAAAAAGGAAGAAATTAAAAAGATGATCGCCGAAATCGACAAAGATGGCACCGGAAAGATTTCCTTCGAGGACTTCCTGTCGCTGATGACGGTCAAGATGGCCGAGAAGGATTCCAAGGAAGAGATACTGAAAGCGTTCCGTTTGTTCGATGACGACGAAACGGGAACCATTTCGTTCAAGAATCTTAAACGCGTTGCCAAAGAATTGGGCGAAAACCTAACCGACGAGGAACTGCAGGAGATGATCGATGAAGCGGACCGGGATGGAGACGGCGAGGTCAACCAGGAGGAGTTTTTGCGGATTATGAAGAAAACTAGCCTCTACTAA